The Natrinema pellirubrum DSM 15624 region CCCACCGATCCGTCGGAGCCACAGGCGAGCGACTGGATGCGTACTGAGTAACGACTCCGACACGAAACCCGAGGGTCGTCGTCTGCTATCGCCACTGAACGTCATTACACACTTGATCGCATGACTGCGTCGCGATCGGTCTGGGAAATCGTTTCGGTGGCTCCAATCGTAATCGCTTCCCGGTCGACTTCAACACCGCCTCACCTCAGACCGGCCGCCTCGAGCGGTTCGGACGGCGGGTTGGCGGTTCGTCCCGATACCAGGCAACCTCTCGTTCTCACGGACAGAACACGAATCGGCACGTCGAACTGGCGTTCGAACGAGCGAGCGCTGAGGGCCTACCGGACGGTCGGTCCCGATCAGCCAGCGGTCTTCACAGCGACCTCGATAGAGCGGTACGTGAGTGGACGTCGGAAGGGGAGGTGCAAGCGCGGGCCGACTATAGATACACAACCTATCGTATTCAAATACTATTCTGATAGCGTATAGATTCTCGAGTTATCGGGCACAAACGATGGAACACGATCGACCGCAACGGGAACGACGACGGTCGCCTCCCGGCAATGGTCCGACTGCGACGGACTCGATGAACCCGTGGATCCGATTGCCGAGTTCTTGCTCGGTTGTGACTAGGCCGTCTCGAAACGGCCTGCTGACTGTCCTTAAATCCACCAAAGGGAGAATACAGTACTCACTGGTCTCCCTCACCAACCGTTCGAGACACGCCACGTCGAGGAACGGTTTCCCGGTCGATGTCACCGATCGACCGATTGCCTTACTCGATCGATATGCGGTCGGTTTCGATGGACACTGCGTAGCGATCGAGGTAGCGATCGAGGGCGTGATAGACAATTTCCTGAGGCAAACGTAGACATATATGAATATAGATAGCTATTCGGGGGTGAGGGAACCGATCACCAGGTCGACACGGGGCCCACGGGGGATCGTCGAAGCGTGACTCCCGACTGCGATATTCTGTTCGAACTCGCGGAACCGGACGACGACCGGTTCGTGGGTCACGTGCTTCGGTCGAACACCTTTCGGTTCGGTCGTTCTCGATTGGGTTTACAAGTATATCGTTGTAATAGCAAGGCGACCATCCGACCGACTCGAACGAGATGATACCGACGGTCGACGCCGCTGCCAATCGGTGACTCGGGGCTTACCTGATCGAGAGATTGACTTCGATCTCGTTGCCGGCGGTTTCGATCTCGTCGACGAGTTCGTGCCGGTAGTCGTCATCGTCGAGTCGCTTGGTCGGACCCGCGATCTCGAGGGCACCGTGGGGATGCCCGTCGTCGTCCAGTATCGGTATCGCGATCTCGAGCAGTCCCTTGACGCTCTCCTCGCGAGCGTACGCGATGCCGTCCGTCCGGATCGTCTCGAGTTCGGTGGCGAGTTCCGTCTCGTCGGTAATCGTTCCCGGGGCCGCTTGGGGCATCCCCCATCGTTGGACGATCTCGTCGACCCGTTCGGGTAGCAGGTGTGCAAGGATCGCCTTGCCGGTCGCCGTGTTCGTCATCCGTGCCTGGCCGCCCGGCAGGAACTGCTTGCGGATCGACCGCTCGCCCTCAGCGACGACGATATTCGTGGCGAGACCGTTTTCCTCGACGGCGAAATAGGCCTGTTCGCCCGTCTCAGCAGCCAACGTTTCGACCGTTGGCGAGACGATCCGGCGCAGTTCGTGTGACTGTTCGATCGTCCGACCGAGGTGGACGAGCCGATAACTGAGACGGTAGGTCCCGTCCTCGTTGATCAGATAGCCCAGTTGGTTGAGCGTCGTCAAATGTGAATGAACCGTACTCTTGGGTAGCTCGAGCTGTTCAGCGAGCGTCGAGACGCTCTCGGCCGTGTTTCGTTTGAGTGATTCGATGATTTTGAACGTCGTTCGAACGGATTGGAGCTGATTCGTTTTCGGCCCCTGTTGTGCCATACCATAGACCGTTCGGGCCAGTTAATAAAGCCATCCGATAATATCGGACGAGGCTCGCTCGAGAGAACCGACCGCGGACTCGCGTCGCCGATCGATCCCAACTGAAGTGGACGTCCCAGCCGGAGAACGGGCAGGTGATCGCTACTGTCCGGTGAACTCCGGCTCGCGACCCTCGAGTTGGGCCTCGAACCCTTCGGTGTAGTCGTCGGTCTCGGTCAACGTTTCGCCGAGTTCGCCTTCGCGTTCGAGGCCCTGCTCGAGCGGGGTCTCCAACGCGGCGTTCAACAGCTTTCGAGCGTGTTTCATGCCGAGTGGCGCGTTTTCGGTCAACGAATCGGCCCACTCGCGAGCCCGGTCGTCGGTCGCCGACCGGTCGGAAACGACCTCGTGGACGAGCCCGCACGCGTTGGCCTCCCGTGGATCGATGTACTCGCCGGTGAGGACGAGTTCCTTCGCCTTCGAGAGACCCACCAGTCGCGGGAGCCGCTGTGTCGCCCCACCGGAGGGAAACAGCCCAAGTTCGACCTCGATAACGCCGTATTTGGCGTCCTCGCTGATGATCCTGAAATCGACCGGCAACACGAGTTCGAACGCCCCCGCAATGGCGGCCCCCTTGATGCTCGCGACCGACGGGACGCTCATGTCGTCGATGAAGTGGGTGATGTCGTCGCGTCCTATCTCGAAATCGGGCGCGTCGTCCGCACCGCGTCGTTTCATCATCTCGAGGTCCATCCCGGCACAGAAGACGTCGCCCTCGCCGAGAAGTACCATGGCCCGAACGTCGTCACGCGCTTCGACCTCCTCGAGTGCCGTTCGGAGATCGCGAAGCAGCGCCTGGTTCATCGCGTTGCGTCGCTCCGGTCGGTTGAGTACGACGTCCGCGCGGTGGTCGTCGATATGCAGCAGTACGTTACCGTCTCCGATCTCTCGCATACACCCGTTCTATCACGAACGTTCATATAAAACTTCAGTCCGATTGCCCGGTCGGCGATACGACGGGTACGGGCCGCCTATATCGGGTTGATCGATCGCTTTTTCGGCGGCCAGTCCCGGTCGCGGCCGTCGTCGGCCCGGTCGAACGCCCGTCGGATTCGGTCACGCGTCTCTTCGGGTTGGACGACGCCGTCGACGCCGACGCGTGCGGCCGCGCGGACGGCGTCGGTCCGGTCTTCGAACTTGTCGATCAGTTCTTGCCGACGGCTCTCGGGGTCGTCGGCCGACTCGATCTCGTGTCTGTAGGCGATGTCGACTGCGCCTTCGATCCCCATCGCCGCAAGTTCGGCCGTGGGCCACAGCACCGTCAACTCGGAGTCGAGCGAGCGGCCGCCGCCCATGGCGACGTAGCCGAACCCGTAGCCGCGTCGCAACACGACGTTGGCGATGGGAACCGTCGCTCGAGCCAGTTCGAACGGGAGTTTCGCGGAGTGGCGTGCGATCCCCTCCCGTTCGGAGTCCGGGCCGGGCAGGATACCGGGCACGTCGGTCAGGGTGACGATCGGCAGTCCGAACGCGTCACAGACGGCCGCGAAGTGGGCGGCCTTCTCCGAGGCGGCGGTATCGATCGTCCCCGCTTTGAACCGGGGATTGTTCGCGATGACGCCGATCGGCTCGCCCTCGAGGCGGGCGAACGCCGTGACGATGTTGCGGCCGTACGTCGGTTTAAGTTCGAACGTCGAGTCCCGATCCACGATGCCCTGAATGATCGCGTCGATATCGTAGCCCTTTCGCGGACTCGATGGAATGATCTCGCGCAACCGCTCTCGAGCGCTTTCGGTCGGCGGTGTCGGTTCGACGGTCGGTGGCTCACACTCCGCGTTTCGCGGCAGGTACGAGAGGTACGTCCGGATGGCGTCGAGACACGATTCGTCGTCCTCGCAGGCGAGGTCGGCCATCCCGGTCTCGGTCGTCTGGAACCGCGCGCTGCCGAGCTCCTCCTTGGTCCCCTCGACGCCGAGGGCGGACTCGACGAGCGAGGGGCCGGCGACGCCCATCGTTCCGGTCCCCTCGACGATGGGGACGAAATCCGAGAGCGCGGCGAAGTTCGTCGGCGCAGCGAAGGCCGGCCCCATCATCGCGGAAACGACGGGGACCCACCCCGAGAGCGCCGTCTGGAGGTTCGAGAAGCCGTTGTCGCCGCGAGCGAACGGTGCCGCGTCGAGGCCTTCCTGAATTCGGTGGCCGCCGCCGTCGTGCAGCATGATCAGCGGGATGCCACGCTCGAGTGCGCGTTCGGTCACGCGCGCGATCTTCCGGCCGCCGGCGTGGCCGATCGAGCCCCCCTTGACGGTAAAGTCCGTCGCGAAGATGGCGACGGGTCGATCGTCGATCCGACCGAATCCCGTGACGACGCCGTCGGCCGGTGCGTCCTCGCGCTCCCAGTCGGTCGTCTCCGGCGTTGTCGGCATCGGCGCGGCGAGCCGTCCGATCTCGTCGAACGATGCCTCGTCCAGCAGGTACTCGATTCGCTCTCGAGCCGTGAGCTTGCCGAGGCCGTGTTGGTACTCGACGGCGTCGTCCCGGGCGTCGTCCGAGAGCGCGTCTTTCGCGTCGGCGACGGCCTCGAACGGATCGTCGTCGGTCATTCGAGGAGTCGCTCCCTGAGTTCGACCTTTCGCATCTTGTTCGTCTCTGTCGTCGGGATTTCGTCGACGATAAACGTCTCGTCGGGGTGCATGAACGACGGGATTCGCCCCTCGAGATGCGAACTGATCGTCGCTTCGGTTATCGACTCGTCGCCGCGGGGTTCGACTGCGAGCCCGATCCGATCCTCGCCGCCTTCGGGTGCCGGAATCGAGAACACGGCGGCCGCTTCGACGGCGTCGTGAGTCGAGACGGCGTCTTGAATCTGCATCGAAGAGATGTTCTCGCCACGGCGACGGATCACGTCGCCGAGCCGATCGACGAAGTAGAAGTTGCCGTCTTCGTCGCGATAGGCCGCATCGCCCGTGTGAAACCACAGGTTCGACATCGCCTCGGCCGTCCGCTCGGGTTTCGCGTGATAGCGCTCGAGTAACAGCCCTGGCTGTTTCGGTCTGATACAGAGTTCACCGACCTCGCCGGTCTCGACCGCACGATCGTGTTCGTCGAGGACGGCGACCTCGGCGATGTCTTCGCGCACGCGACCCATGTAGCGCTCCTCGTCGACGCGCTCGACGACGGGAAGGTTCATCTCGCGGGCTCGCTCCTCGACGGCGGCGGGTTCGAGGCCGCGGCGGTACGACGGCGGCGTTCCGCCCGCGTCGTCCGTGCGAATAACGCCGACGATCGGCGACCCGGTCTCGGTCTGGGCGAAGGCGACGGTCGCGATCTCGAACCCGAAGCGTTCGGCCAGTCCCTCGTACTCCTCGGGCAGTGGCTGCATGTGGACCTTGTTGAGCGTGTTCTCGTGATCGGAGTCGGTCCGCGGTGCGTTCATCAGCCACGGCATCATCACCGAGATGAGCGTCGCCGACGTCGCCTCGTAGGTGTCAATGCGGTCCCAGAACTCCTGTGGAGAGAACCGATCCCAGAGCGCGACCGTGCCGCCCGCGACCAGTCCGGCGACGACGTCGGCGTAGACACCACCGATGTGATACAGCGGGAGCGAGGTGTGGACGACGTCGTCCTCGTTCAATACCGCCCGTTTGGGCGCGATGTAGTTCGCGAAGATCCACCGGTGGGGAATAACGACCCCCTTCGGCATCCCCGTCGTCCCGGAGGTGTAGACGATACTCGCAGTGTCGTGCCAGGCGACGTCGACGTCTGGATCGGTCGCCGGCTGTTCCCGCAACTCGTCGAACGACGTCGCTTCGAGGCTCGTCTCCGGACTCGGGCCGTCCGTCTCGATCACGACGAGTTCGGGATCGGTCTCGAGGTCGTCGCGGACGGCCTCGAAGCGGTCGAGATATCGGTCCTCGAGAACGAAGACGTCGGGGTCGGTATCGTCGAGTTGGTAGGACAGCGTCTCGCCTTCGTACTCGAAGTTGATCGGCGAGTAGACGCCGCCGGCCTTGTTGATCCCGAACATCCCATGCAGGGTCTCGAGCGGATGAGCGGCCATTAACGAGACGTTCGATCCCCGTTCGACGCCCAGCTCGCGGAGGCCGTTCGCGATCCGGTTCGCGGTCGCGTTGAGTTCGTCGTACGTGACGTGGGTGTCGTTCGGGCCGTAGATCAACGCCGTTTCGTCCGGGATCCGAGCCGCTCGCGCCCGGAGCATGCTGTCGACCGTGATCTCGTCGATGGGTCTATCGTCTAGTGTGCTTGCGATTCCCATACTCACAAATCGACAACCACCTTTGATAAACGTTCTGGTGGATTACACTGAGTCGCGGCGGTTCGCCGTCAGTACGCTATGAACTGCCATAATTATTATATGGTGGTGTATTATACCGTGGTATGGGATGTCACAACAGTACGATAGCGACCGAGTAGACGATGGCACGGTCTCGACATCGGGGTTCTTTCGACTCGACCGACTGTCCGCCGGGATGCTTGGCGTCGCGGCGATCCTCATCGCAGTCGCGTATGCACCGCTGCTCACGGGCGTCGAACTGATGATCGCCGGGCAGCCGTGGCTCCTCCTGTCTCAGCCGATCGTAATGGTCGTCCTCGGAACCCTGTTCGTTGCGGCGACGTACTACGTCGAACGTCGGGGCGGTGAGACGGCATGAGCCAAGCCAGCGAACTCGCGATCGTTCTGGGATATTTCCTGGTTATCCTCGGCATCGGCTACTACTTCAAAGATCACCGCTCGGGCGAGGAGTACTGGTCGGCGGGCGGGGAGATCGGCACCGTGATGAACACGCTCGCGATCTTCGCCGCCTTCGCGAGCGGTGGGACGTTTCTGGGCTCGATCGGGTTCGCGTACACCTTCGGGTTGCCGTTCGGCTGGACGGCGATTACCGGCTCCGTGGTCGGGTTCATCGTCGCGGCGATTCTCGTCGCCAAACCGATGCGGCGCGTAGACGCGTACACGATCACCGATGTCTTCGACTTCCTCTATCGGGATCGACGGATCAATCTCCTCGTTCCGATCGTCGTCATCCTCGCGTTCGTCCTGTATATGGTCGCACAGCTCAAGGCCGCCGGCGTCGTCACGGAGTATCTCCTCGGGATCGGCTATCTGCCGTCGGTCGTCGTCATCGGCCTGATCTTCATCGGGTACGTCTCGCTCGGCGGGATGTGGGCGATTACGGTCACCGACGTCCTTCAGGGCGTGCTGATATGGGGGCTGATGCTCATCATGGCGGGTATTGGGTTCGCCTACTACGGGTTCTCGATTACCGCCCCCGGCGCTGCGACGCCGGGCCTGCTCGAGATGGCGCCGGTCCATCCGGCCTCGTATCTCGGGTTCTTCGTCATCTGGGCGTCGACGGTCGCGATCCTCCCCCACATCGTGATGCGGGTCCTCTCGGCCGACAGCCCGAAATCGGCCAAGATCGCCTACAGTTGGGTCGCGATCCTGTACGCCGTCTTCAGCGTCATCGCCTTCTACATCATTCCCTCGGTCGCGCTCAGTATCGACTCGAACCTCGCCGATCCCGATCTCGCACTCGTCGTCGTGATGGAATCGTTGCTGCCCGCCGTCGTCGCGGGGCTGGTCGCGGCCGCGATCCTCGCCGCCGTGATGTCGACGACCGACGCGCTGTTGCTCGCGATGTCGGCGTCGATCGCGAACGACATTTACGGGACGGTCCTCAACCCCGACGCCTCGGACGAACGGGTCGTTCGTCTCGGGACCGTCGCGACCGTCGGCGTCGGCCTCGTCTCCATCGCCATCGCCGCGCTCGATCCGCCGAGCGTCCTCGTTGTCCTCTACACCGATGCGACCGGGATGATGGCGGCCGCGTTCTTCTTCCCGCTCGTCCTCGGTATCTGGTGGAAGCGGACGACGACGTCCGGCGCGCTCGCCGGGATGGTGACCGGACTCCTGAGCTACGTCGGGGCCTGGCTCTTGCTGCCCATGTTCTCGGCGATTCTGCTCGCCTTACCGCTCTCGCTGTGTGTCACCGTCGCCGTGTCGCTGGTCACGGATGCACCCTCGGTCGAGAAGGTCGAACGACTCCGCGACGAACTGGGACACGAAGACGCAGGCTGGTAACGACGATCAATGAACGCACAGCGCTCACTCGTGCGACGATTCGTCGACACGGTTCTCGTCGGGAACCGCTGGCGAACGTTCTGTGGCTGTTCGCAAGCGACGCTCCTCGAGGCGCTTACCGAAGCGCTCGAGGACCATGGCCTGCCGTTCGAGATCGATGACCGGTCGCCCTCGGGTACCGACCGATTCCTGTACGGTAGCGATGCCGACGGGGTTCGAGTGACTATTACCGAACCGTCCGAGACCGAACTCACCGTCGTCCCCGTTACTGCCGACCCGGTCTCGCGCACAGTACTCTCGATGGCCGTCCGCGAGGACGTTCGCGAGCGAACGACCGCTGGCGTCTGTCTCGTCGATGTCTCGCCGCTGCCGGCCGACGAGGGCGAACTGGCCGCCCTCATGCGGACGGTCATGGATCGCCTCGAGTGTGACCCGTGGGATCTCGCCGATCATCCGCGGTTCAGGCTCGCGGTCGTACAGCGGTACAAAATCCGAGCGAAGTGGCGGTACTGGTCGCGACTGGACGCGGCTGGCGGTTCGGTGTCGACCTCGTACTGACCGAGACCCCATCGTTGGAATCGCATCAGGCCGGCGTGATTCAAATAGATATGTCGGTTTCGGGCACTAGTCTGTGCTTCGACATATGCGGCTGACCCTGATGCAGTCCGTCTCGGGTAACTGCCCGATCTCGTACCGCGTTTCGTGGTTTCTCGTTCCTGTGAGACGAACGCAACCGGAACGACGGCCAACATTCGCCGTCAAAGCAGCGCTTCTGATCCCGTGAG contains the following coding sequences:
- a CDS encoding IclR family transcriptional regulator; this encodes MAQQGPKTNQLQSVRTTFKIIESLKRNTAESVSTLAEQLELPKSTVHSHLTTLNQLGYLINEDGTYRLSYRLVHLGRTIEQSHELRRIVSPTVETLAAETGEQAYFAVEENGLATNIVVAEGERSIRKQFLPGGQARMTNTATGKAILAHLLPERVDEIVQRWGMPQAAPGTITDETELATELETIRTDGIAYAREESVKGLLEIAIPILDDDGHPHGALEIAGPTKRLDDDDYRHELVDEIETAGNEIEVNLSIR
- a CDS encoding class I adenylate-forming enzyme family protein, translating into MGIASTLDDRPIDEITVDSMLRARAARIPDETALIYGPNDTHVTYDELNATANRIANGLRELGVERGSNVSLMAAHPLETLHGMFGINKAGGVYSPINFEYEGETLSYQLDDTDPDVFVLEDRYLDRFEAVRDDLETDPELVVIETDGPSPETSLEATSFDELREQPATDPDVDVAWHDTASIVYTSGTTGMPKGVVIPHRWIFANYIAPKRAVLNEDDVVHTSLPLYHIGGVYADVVAGLVAGGTVALWDRFSPQEFWDRIDTYEATSATLISVMMPWLMNAPRTDSDHENTLNKVHMQPLPEEYEGLAERFGFEIATVAFAQTETGSPIVGVIRTDDAGGTPPSYRRGLEPAAVEERAREMNLPVVERVDEERYMGRVREDIAEVAVLDEHDRAVETGEVGELCIRPKQPGLLLERYHAKPERTAEAMSNLWFHTGDAAYRDEDGNFYFVDRLGDVIRRRGENISSMQIQDAVSTHDAVEAAAVFSIPAPEGGEDRIGLAVEPRGDESITEATISSHLEGRIPSFMHPDETFIVDEIPTTETNKMRKVELRERLLE
- a CDS encoding acyl-CoA carboxylase subunit beta, whose product is MTDDDPFEAVADAKDALSDDARDDAVEYQHGLGKLTARERIEYLLDEASFDEIGRLAAPMPTTPETTDWEREDAPADGVVTGFGRIDDRPVAIFATDFTVKGGSIGHAGGRKIARVTERALERGIPLIMLHDGGGHRIQEGLDAAPFARGDNGFSNLQTALSGWVPVVSAMMGPAFAAPTNFAALSDFVPIVEGTGTMGVAGPSLVESALGVEGTKEELGSARFQTTETGMADLACEDDESCLDAIRTYLSYLPRNAECEPPTVEPTPPTESARERLREIIPSSPRKGYDIDAIIQGIVDRDSTFELKPTYGRNIVTAFARLEGEPIGVIANNPRFKAGTIDTAASEKAAHFAAVCDAFGLPIVTLTDVPGILPGPDSEREGIARHSAKLPFELARATVPIANVVLRRGYGFGYVAMGGGRSLDSELTVLWPTAELAAMGIEGAVDIAYRHEIESADDPESRRQELIDKFEDRTDAVRAAARVGVDGVVQPEETRDRIRRAFDRADDGRDRDWPPKKRSINPI
- a CDS encoding enoyl-CoA hydratase/isomerase family protein — translated: MREIGDGNVLLHIDDHRADVVLNRPERRNAMNQALLRDLRTALEEVEARDDVRAMVLLGEGDVFCAGMDLEMMKRRGADDAPDFEIGRDDITHFIDDMSVPSVASIKGAAIAGAFELVLPVDFRIISEDAKYGVIEVELGLFPSGGATQRLPRLVGLSKAKELVLTGEYIDPREANACGLVHEVVSDRSATDDRAREWADSLTENAPLGMKHARKLLNAALETPLEQGLEREGELGETLTETDDYTEGFEAQLEGREPEFTGQ
- a CDS encoding sodium:solute symporter family protein translates to MSQASELAIVLGYFLVILGIGYYFKDHRSGEEYWSAGGEIGTVMNTLAIFAAFASGGTFLGSIGFAYTFGLPFGWTAITGSVVGFIVAAILVAKPMRRVDAYTITDVFDFLYRDRRINLLVPIVVILAFVLYMVAQLKAAGVVTEYLLGIGYLPSVVVIGLIFIGYVSLGGMWAITVTDVLQGVLIWGLMLIMAGIGFAYYGFSITAPGAATPGLLEMAPVHPASYLGFFVIWASTVAILPHIVMRVLSADSPKSAKIAYSWVAILYAVFSVIAFYIIPSVALSIDSNLADPDLALVVVMESLLPAVVAGLVAAAILAAVMSTTDALLLAMSASIANDIYGTVLNPDASDERVVRLGTVATVGVGLVSIAIAALDPPSVLVVLYTDATGMMAAAFFFPLVLGIWWKRTTTSGALAGMVTGLLSYVGAWLLLPMFSAILLALPLSLCVTVAVSLVTDAPSVEKVERLRDELGHEDAGW